One genomic window of Bradyrhizobium sp. B124 includes the following:
- a CDS encoding branched-chain amino acid ABC transporter permease, whose protein sequence is MSNAAIPTSAAAKEESASALSFYGIWLIAAVALVVLPLIFSSGGSLTSFSLIGIAIIFALSYNILLGQTGLLSFGHAVQYGLGGFLAVHAMNAVASHNWPIPLPVIPLMGGIGGMAFALLVGWVMTKRAGTVFAMISLGIGELVASSSLILRSVFGGESGITTDRTSLMPLFGWTFGPQIQVYYLIAFWVLISAIAMYALTRTPLGRICNAVRDNPERVEFIGYDPHVVRYLAYMFAGFFAGIAGGLAAINFEIANSAYLGATQSGLVLFSAFIGGTAYFFGPILGAILVTYLQLGLTNVTSVWQLYFGIIFIAIVMFAPGGIAGILMKHRPLIRAGTLGAVIPSYLVAAIPTLALALGIILSIETVARFSGGDAINLLGIPFAATAPTTWAAAAVLVVGGFLVARITWRRIAEAWDRAATVARDRGYLA, encoded by the coding sequence ATGAGCAACGCCGCTATCCCCACCTCCGCCGCGGCCAAAGAAGAGTCCGCCAGCGCCCTGAGCTTCTATGGCATCTGGCTGATCGCAGCCGTAGCACTCGTCGTGCTGCCGCTGATCTTCTCCTCCGGCGGCTCGCTGACCTCGTTCAGCCTGATCGGCATCGCGATCATCTTCGCGCTGTCCTACAACATCCTGCTCGGCCAGACCGGGCTATTGTCGTTCGGCCACGCCGTGCAGTACGGCCTCGGCGGCTTCCTCGCCGTGCACGCCATGAATGCGGTCGCGAGCCACAACTGGCCGATCCCGCTGCCAGTGATCCCGCTCATGGGCGGCATCGGTGGCATGGCTTTCGCATTGCTGGTCGGCTGGGTCATGACCAAGCGCGCCGGCACGGTGTTCGCGATGATCTCGCTCGGCATCGGCGAATTGGTCGCCTCGTCGTCGCTGATCCTGCGCAGCGTGTTCGGCGGCGAATCCGGTATCACCACCGACCGCACCTCGCTGATGCCGCTGTTCGGCTGGACCTTCGGGCCGCAGATCCAGGTCTACTATTTGATCGCGTTCTGGGTGCTGATCTCCGCGATCGCGATGTACGCGCTGACCCGCACGCCGCTCGGGCGCATCTGCAACGCGGTGCGCGACAATCCGGAACGGGTCGAGTTCATCGGCTACGATCCGCATGTGGTGCGCTATCTCGCCTACATGTTCGCCGGCTTCTTCGCCGGCATCGCCGGCGGCCTCGCCGCGATCAATTTCGAGATCGCCAACTCCGCCTATCTCGGCGCGACGCAATCGGGCCTCGTGCTGTTTTCGGCGTTCATCGGCGGCACCGCCTATTTCTTCGGTCCGATCCTCGGCGCCATCCTGGTGACCTATCTGCAGCTCGGGCTGACCAACGTCACCTCGGTCTGGCAGCTCTATTTCGGCATCATCTTTATCGCCATCGTGATGTTCGCGCCGGGCGGCATCGCCGGCATCTTGATGAAGCACCGTCCGCTGATCCGCGCCGGCACGCTTGGTGCCGTGATCCCGTCCTATCTGGTCGCGGCGATCCCGACGCTGGCGCTGGCGCTCGGCATCATCCTGAGCATCGAGACGGTCGCGCGCTTCTCGGGCGGCGACGCCATCAATCTGCTCGGCATTCCCTTCGCCGCCACGGCGCCGACGACCTGGGCGGCCGCCGCGGTTCTGGTGGTCGGCGGCTTCCTGGTCGCGCGCATCACCTGGCGACGCATTGCGGAAGCCTGGGATCGCGCCGCGACGGTGGCCCGTGATCGGGGGTATCTGGCATGA
- a CDS encoding ABC transporter ATP-binding protein, with product MTAAIEVNAVEKSFGNVQIIRDLSLNVAKGERHAIIGPNGAGKSTTFNLISGYIKPTSGEIRLNGEVTSGLRPFEINRRGLSRSFQVTNVFARMTVWENVRCAVLWATGHRYAFWKNVDNLPEVKQRTAQILDDIHLSHRRDVPAGLLTYAEQRELEIGITIAGGASVIMLDEPTAGMSHAETERAVALIRRLTEGRTLVIVEHDMSVVFGLADRISVLVYGHIIASGTPEEIRGNPKVKEAYLGEEVD from the coding sequence ATGACCGCAGCCATCGAAGTCAACGCCGTCGAGAAGAGCTTCGGCAACGTCCAGATCATCCGCGACCTCAGCCTGAACGTCGCCAAGGGCGAGCGTCACGCCATCATCGGCCCGAACGGCGCCGGCAAGTCGACGACGTTCAACCTGATCAGTGGCTACATCAAGCCGACCTCGGGCGAGATCCGTCTCAACGGCGAGGTCACCTCGGGCCTGCGGCCGTTCGAGATCAACCGGCGCGGGCTGTCGCGCTCGTTCCAGGTCACCAACGTGTTCGCCCGTATGACGGTGTGGGAGAACGTCCGCTGCGCCGTGCTGTGGGCGACCGGCCACCGCTACGCGTTCTGGAAGAATGTCGACAACCTCCCCGAGGTGAAGCAGCGCACCGCGCAGATCCTCGACGACATCCATCTCAGCCATCGCCGCGACGTGCCGGCGGGCTTGCTCACCTATGCCGAGCAGCGCGAGCTCGAGATCGGCATCACGATCGCCGGCGGCGCCAGCGTCATCATGCTGGACGAGCCGACCGCGGGCATGAGCCACGCCGAGACCGAGCGCGCCGTCGCGCTGATCCGCCGCCTCACCGAAGGACGCACGCTCGTGATCGTTGAGCACGACATGAGCGTGGTGTTCGGCCTCGCCGACCGCATCTCGGTGCTGGTCTACGGCCACATCATCGCCTCCGGCACCCCGGAAGAGATCCGCGGCAATCCGAAGGTCAAGGAAGCCTATCTCGGCGAGGAGGTCGACTGA